The following are encoded together in the Microterricola viridarii genome:
- a CDS encoding TetR/AcrR family transcriptional regulator encodes MPEQAEVSPRSGGYATGRATKKAIVASAAHAFAQKGFYGASLRSIAREAGVDHSTLLHHFGNKTNLMLAVVGWHDQQQFLSELPVRMSAQGLVDAFVSTAESNVSAPGLVQLLSMLTAEAGAEGHPARAVLQRRHDRLISLLAWTIKRQRNRLSIEDELSPEQRAALVIATWDGLQLFDALHPGVLDVPALVGRELRLAFGLQ; translated from the coding sequence GTGCCCGAGCAAGCTGAAGTGTCCCCGCGAAGCGGCGGATACGCCACCGGTCGCGCCACCAAGAAGGCGATCGTCGCGAGCGCCGCGCACGCCTTCGCGCAGAAGGGCTTCTATGGCGCGTCGTTGCGAAGCATCGCGCGCGAGGCGGGCGTCGACCACTCGACGCTGCTGCACCACTTCGGCAACAAGACGAACCTGATGCTCGCCGTGGTCGGCTGGCATGACCAGCAGCAGTTCCTCTCCGAACTCCCCGTTCGAATGAGCGCCCAGGGCCTCGTCGACGCCTTCGTGAGCACGGCAGAGAGCAACGTGAGCGCGCCAGGACTCGTGCAACTGCTGTCGATGCTCACCGCGGAGGCCGGCGCGGAGGGGCATCCTGCGCGCGCCGTCCTGCAGCGCCGGCACGACCGGCTGATCAGCCTGCTCGCCTGGACGATCAAGCGGCAACGCAACCGCCTGAGCATCGAGGACGAGTTGAGTCCGGAGCAGCGCGCGGCGCTCGTCATTGCGACCTGGGACGGGCTGCAGCTCTTCGACGCCCTGCATCCAGGCGTTCTCGATGTTCCGGCGCTGGTCGGCCGCGAGCTCCGCCTCGCGTTTGGCCTGCAGTAG